CGCTGGCAGCTTCGAGCTCGCGGCTTTCGATCAGCGAGTGGCGGAAGCGGTCGAGCGCGTTGGCCATCGTGCCGATTTCATCCTTGCGGTTCAGGCTGTCGATCTCGCTGTCGAGCTTGCCATCGGCGACATCGCGGGTGACGCCGGCAAGCCGCGCAAGCGGCGAAAACAGCAAATTGGTGACGAACCCGGTGGCAAGCGCCATGACGACGAGCACGCCGATGCCGATCATCGTCAGCAGGGTGGCGATCTCGATCGAGCCGGCATTGAGGTCGCTCAGAAGCACGCTCTCGACCACGAGGAAGCGGTCGCCGCGATAGTCGATGCCGCGGACATAGGCGCGGGCCGCGCCATCTGCCCGGCTGAAATCGGCAACCGTCATCGCCGAACTGGCAAGCGCGTTCTTGACGAAGGTGAAGGGTGTCGCGTCGAGCGTCGCAAGCTTGCCGCTCGCGTCGAGACCGACGGCGGAGCCATCGCCGGAGACGATCGCCGCCCGCGCCGTGCTACCCTGGACGATGCCCTTGGCGAGGATGCCGGCGACGATCTCGTCGCGCACCTTAAAGAGAATGATGCCCTTGGCCGCCCCAAGCTTAACGATCGGCACGGCATAGAAGATCGCCGACTTGCCACTGCCGGCATCGACGCGAAGGCCGGAAAAGCCTGTCGGCGCGGCGTCATCGGTCGCCTTGGCGGTATTCTCGATCGCCTTGGCGAAAGCGATGCCGGCGCCGGTCGCCTTCCAGGCGTCCGACTTCAGATTTTCGGCGAAATCATCTTCCTTCTTGTAGGAATAGAGTACGGTACCCTCGAGATCGACAATCAGCAGATCGCTGAAGGCCGTATCCTCGAGGTCGCGGGCGACTTCGCCCTGCGTCTTTTCGTGGCTCGAATAATAAAAGCCGCTCGGCCCTTCCGGCTTGATGAGCTTCTCGCGGTGGTCGGCGGGGTTGGGGTTGCTCGCTATGAAAACCTTCTTCAGCTCGGCACGGGCATCGCCCGCGGTCTTCTCGATGGTCTTCCAGCCGCTCTTCAGATTGGTGATCGACATCTGCAGCGCCTCAATGCGCGCGATGGAATTGGCCTGGTTTTCAAGCTGCGTCAGTTGGTCCTGCAGCATGTCGCCGCGAAAAATCAGCACACTTTCCTTAGCCTTCAGCGCCTGCTCGTCGGAAATGCGGCTGCTGGCGAAATAGGCAAGCACATCGATGACCGCAATCGACAGCAAGGTCATCAGAATGAATGTGACGATGACCTTGAAGGACAGGGACTGAAATCTCCGAGCCATGTACGACGAACCCCTTCTGAACGCGCCTGCCAGCGCGGGCACGCTGCGCATGCCTGATCAACTGACCTGTAAACAGAACATCGGGGACCTAAATCTTCGCGAAAAGAAGCCCCTCTCGTATTCGATGACTAGAATTCAGGCATCTGTTTTAATTCGCGGTAAATGGCGGGGCCGAAATCCAGGAATGTTTTTGTTTTGTTCACATGTCGGTGGCAGTTAATTCGTAATCGCTATAGGTTGAACCATGCAAAATACGATTCGCATCGTCGGCATCGATCCCGGGCTTCGCCGCACCGGCTGGGGAATCATCGAGACATCAGGCAATTCGCTGCGGTTTGTGGCATCCGGAACCGTGACCTCCGATGGCGACATGGACCTTGCCTCCCGCCTTTGCCAGTTGCACGACGGCCTGGCGGAAATCGTCCACAGCTACAAGCCGGATGAGGCCGCCGTCGAACAAACCTTCGTCAACAAGGATGCGGTGGCGACCCTGAAGCTTGGCCAGGCCCGCGGCATCGCCATGCTGGTGCCGGCGCGCGCCGGGCTGCCGGTCTCCGAATATGCCCCGAACGCCGTGAAGAAGGCAGTCATCGGCGTCGGCCACGGCGAAAAGCAGCAGATCCACATGATGCTGAAGATCCTGATGCCGAAGGCCGAATTCAAGGGCAACGACGCCGCCGACGCCCTGGCGATCGCCATCTGCCATGCGCATAATCGCGGCAGCAACCGGATGCGGCAGGCGCTGGCCGGCTAATCTGTTCTTGACTTGTTCCCATTCGATGATAAGTAATACCTCGGAGGTATTACCATGCGCGTGACGGAAAAAGGCCAGGTGACCATTCCCAAGGACATCCGAGACCGTTTGAAGATCGGCCCCGGATCCGAGGTGGATTTCGTTGCCGATGAAAAGGGTGCCCGCCTCGTTGTCCTATCCAGCAGGATAGAGCCATCACAGGACGATTTTGAGTCCTGGCTCGGCAGTATGAGCGGGACCCTCGACACCAGCGGCATGACGACCGATGAGTTCATGGAATGGTTGAGGGGACCACGTGATGACCTCAGTCCTCGTTGATACGAACATCTTCATCGATATTTTCGGGCCGGATAATCCTTTCAGGGAATGGTCCGCGCGGGCGTTGAGCATATTGCGCCCGGATTCGCAATTCATCATGACACCGGTCGTCTGGGCGGAGTTGGCAAGCATGACCCCGCGCGAGGAAACCCTCGCATTTCTCCTGTCGCGACTGAACCTGATCCGCGAGGCCCTGCCGTTTCCCGCCGCGTACCGGGCCGGCATGGCCCACGCGCAGTACCGGAGAAGCGGCGGCCTGCGCGATCGCACCCTGCCGGATTTTTTCATCGGGGCGCACGCCCTCGTTCGATCGCACCGCCTTCTGACGCGCGATGGCGCGCGCTACCGCTCCTATTTCCCTGAATTGGACATCATTTCTCCCGAAACGCATCCTTGAGAGACCGCGACCCATGATCGGCAAGCTGAAAGGCACCATAGACGAGATCGGCGAAGACTATGTGCTCGTCGATGTACACGGCGTCTGCTACGTCGCCCATTGCTCGGCCCGCACCCTGTCGAAGCTTGGCTCGACTGGTGAGGCCTGCGTGCTGTTTATCGAAACCTATGTGCGCGAGGACCAGCTGAAGCTCTTCGGTTTCATGACCGCGCTGGAGCGGGAATGGTTCAACCTGCTCCAGAGCGTTCAAGGCGTCGGCGCCAAGGTGGCGCTCGCCGTGCTCTCGACGCTGACCCCAGGCGAACTTGCCAATGCGATCGCCCTGCAGGATCGCACCGCAGTCTCCCGTGCGCCGGGCGTCGGTCCCAAGGTGGCGATGCGCCTCGTCACCGAACTCAAGAACCGGGCGCCTGCCTTTGCCGGCGAAGCGATCAATATCGCTCTCAAGCAGGAACTCGGCGAAGGCGTCGCGGCCGCCCCGGTCGCCGACGCGGTATCTGCATTGACCAACCTCGGCTATTCCCGCGACCAGGCCGCCAATGCGGTTGCCGCGGCAATGAAGACAGCGGGTGATCACGCCGACAGCGCCAAGCTGATCAGGCTGGGATTGAAGGAACTGGCGCGGTGAAAAGCCGCAAAACCGATGATGGGATGTCGAGGCAGCCGTTTTTTGGTGTATTGGTGTGACAGGATTGAAAACGGAATGAGAGCATGAGCGAACCCGCCCGCCTGATATCGCCGGAAAAGCGGGGCGAAGACCTTGATATCACGTTGCGCCCGCAATCGCTGGACGAGTTCACCGGCCAGGCGGAAGCGCGCGCCAATCTCAAGGTCTTCATCGAGGCGGCGAAAAACCGCGGCGAAGCGCTGGACCATGTGCTCTTCGTCGGTCCGCCGGGCCTTGGCAAGACGACGCTGGCGCAGATCATGGCCAAAGAGCTCGGCGTCAACTTCCGCTCGACGTCGGGCCCGGTGATCGCCAAGGCCGGCGATCTCGCTGCCCTGCTCACCAATCTCGAGGAGCGCGACGTGCTCTTCATCGACGAGATCCATCGCCTCAACCCCGCCGTCGAGGAAATCCTCTATCCGGCCATGGAAGATTTCCAGCTCGACCTCATCATCGGGGAAGGCCCTGCGGCTCGCTCGGTGAAGATCGACTTGTCGAAATTCACACTGGTGGCGGCCACCACCCGCCTCGGCCTGTTGACGACGCCGCTGCGCGACCGCTTTGGCATTCCGGTGCGCCTGAGCTTCTACACCGTCGAGGAGCTGGAACTGATCGTGCGCCGTGGCGCGCGGCTGATGAACCTGCCGATCACTGAGGAGGGCGCCCGCGAGATCGCAAGACGTGCCCGTGGCACTCCGCGCATCGCCGGCCGGCTGTTGCGGCGCGTGCGCGACTTTGCCGAGGTGGCAAGGGCGGAGGCCGTCACCCGCGAGATCGCCGACGAGGCGCTGACCCGCCTGCTGGTCGACAATGTCGGCTTCGACCAGCTCGACAAACGTTACCTCAATATGATCGCGGTCAATTTCGGCGGCGGCCCGGTCGGCATCGAAACCATTGCCGCCGGCCTTTCCGAGCCGCGCGACGCGATCGAGGACATCATCGAGCCCTACATGATCCAGCAGGGTTTCATTCAGCGCACGCCACGCGGCCGTGTCCTGACCGCAATCGCGTGGAAACATCTGGGAATGCAACCACCTAAGGATATGGAGGCTGCGCAGTTCCGGCTGTTCCAGGAGGACAATTGAGTGATCACCCGCCGCGGATTTTTCAAGGTTCTCGGCGGCAGTGTCGCAGGCGTCATGTCGCTCGGTGGTTATGCCTTTGCTTATGAACCGCTCGCGCGTCTCTCCATCACCCGCTACCAGCTGACGCCGCCGGGCTGGACGCCAGGGCTCAAGCTGCGCGTCGTCGCGCTCGCCGATCTCCATGCCTGTGAACCCTGGATGTCGGCAGGCCGTATTGCCGCGATCTGCCACAGGGCGAATGAACTCGAAGGCGACGTCACCGTCCTGCTCGGCGATTACGCGGCCGGCATGAACATGGTGACGCAATACGTGCATTCGAGCCAATGGTCGAAGGCGCTCTCTACCTTGCAGGCCCCTCTCGGCGTCCATGCGATCATGGGCAACCACGATTGGTGGGAGGACAGGACCGCTCAGAAGAACGGCGGGATGGAAACATTCGGACACCGAGCCCTCGCCGACGTCGGCATCCCGGTCTACGGCAACCACGCCGTTCGGCTCGAAAAGGATGGCCGCGGCTTTTGGCTCGCAGGCCTCGAAGATCAGCTGGCGCTGCTGCCCGGCCGGAAGTGGGGCCGCACGCAGATGCTCGGCCTCGACGATCTCGATGGAACGATGGCTCAGGTGACGGACGATGCGCCCGTCATTCTGCTCGCTCATGAGCCAGATATCTTTCCGCGCGTGCCGGAGCGCGTCTCGTTGACGCTATCGGGCCACACGCACGGCGGACAGATCCGTTTCCTCGGCCGTTCGCCTATCGTGCCCTCGCGCTACGGCAACCGCTACGCCTATGGCCATATGATCGAGGAGGGGCGTAATATCATCGTCTCCGGTGGCCTCGGCTGCTCCATCGCGCCGGTGCGCTTCGGCGTGCCGCCGGAAATTGTCGTCATCGATCTTGGATAGAATGGCATGGCCAAGCGCACTCTCATCCGCCTGAATGCGGGCGCTGAGCGTTTCAACTATCGCATTGCCGGCCTCGGCTTTCGCGATGGCCACGTGCTCGTTCATCGCGCCGTGCATGAGCCCTTCTGGACCTTTCCGGGCGGCAGGGCGGAAGTCGGCGAGACGTCGGAGGAAACGCTCAAACGGGAGATGGTCGAGGAACTGGGCGTTGAGGTGACCGTCCATCGCCTGCTCTGGATCGTCGAAAATTTTTTCCACTACGAACAGCGCGACTGGCATGAACTCGGGCTTTATTACCTGTTGGAGATTCCGCCGGAATTCCCCTTCCAGCCGGGCGAGATCATCCACCGGGTCGAGGACGGCGACAACCATCTCGAATTCAAATGGGTGCTTGCGACGCGGGAGGCCCTGACCGCACTCGACATCCCGCCCTATTTCATCGCCGATGAAATCGAAACCCTACCCGTTGCGCCACGTCATCTCGTCTGGCGGGACGGCGATCTCGACGGCAAAGACTGACGCAAGCAATTCAAAGTGTTACAGCGTCCTCCGCGTGCCTCAAAAGGCGCGCGGCGCTGTAGCCAAAAGCGCTTAAAGAGGAGATGCGCCGATGCCGACCTTCGATCCTGTCAGGCCATTCCGCAAACTTGCCTATAACAACGCCCTTGCCAACCGCCGGCTGCTTCAGGCCTGCGCGACATTGAAGCCCGGCGAATTCGAAGCGCCGCGCACAAGCTTCTTCCCCTCGATCAAGGAAACCTTGAACCACACCATCACCGTCGACTGGTTCTATATCGACGGCCTGGAAGGCGGCACGCTCGGACTCAAGGCCTTCGAGGTCGACGAACCATTCCATGACGTTTCCTCGCTGGCAGACGCGCAGGCGAAGGTCGATCAGCGCCTGGTGGCACTTTGCGAGGCCCTAACGCCGGAGAAGCTCACCTCGACAATCAGCCTCCATCGCGGCGCCCGCATCCAGGAAGAGCGGATGGAAGACGTGCTCGGCCACCTCTTCCAGCATCAGACCCATCATCGCGGACAGGTGCATGCGATGCTCTCCGGCACCAGCGTCGCTCCGCCGCAACTCGACGAATTCATCGTTGCCGACGATGCGCGGTTTCGCGGCGCAGAACTCCCCGCTCTCGGCTGGAGCGAAGAAACGCTGATGCGCTGATTTCAAAGTGTTAAAGCGTCCTTAGCGCGTCCTATCGGACGCGCTGCGCATTAATCCTGCAGCCGCCTCTTCAGGCCGTCGATGATCGTCTTCGTGAGAAGGTCGTAATTCTCGTCGAAGTGATGATCGCCCGGCAGTTCGATGACCTCGGCGCCGCTATCCTTCAGTGCCGGACAGGCGACATC
This Rhizobium brockwellii DNA region includes the following protein-coding sequences:
- a CDS encoding methyl-accepting chemotaxis protein, whose product is MARRFQSLSFKVIVTFILMTLLSIAVIDVLAYFASSRISDEQALKAKESVLIFRGDMLQDQLTQLENQANSIARIEALQMSITNLKSGWKTIEKTAGDARAELKKVFIASNPNPADHREKLIKPEGPSGFYYSSHEKTQGEVARDLEDTAFSDLLIVDLEGTVLYSYKKEDDFAENLKSDAWKATGAGIAFAKAIENTAKATDDAAPTGFSGLRVDAGSGKSAIFYAVPIVKLGAAKGIILFKVRDEIVAGILAKGIVQGSTARAAIVSGDGSAVGLDASGKLATLDATPFTFVKNALASSAMTVADFSRADGAARAYVRGIDYRGDRFLVVESVLLSDLNAGSIEIATLLTMIGIGVLVVMALATGFVTNLLFSPLARLAGVTRDVADGKLDSEIDSLNRKDEIGTMANALDRFRHSLIESRELEAASEETRLQAEHDRQQNLAEREAEAKTLQQVVEAIDEGLHHLANGDLAYQIDTRFPNELESLRVNFNEALATLSETMTAIGGNSMAVRAGSEEMRTGADELAGRTERQAGSITETANAISAITQSVRQQIARAEQAERIARDAKKETTGSGQIMRETIAAMEAIQASSRQINTIISVIDDIAFQTNLLALNAGVEAARAGESGKGFAVVAMEVRELAQRSSSAAKEISSLLQKSTHEVESGVTLVEKAGVALTGIGAHVEAINGQINEIMSATREEANTLREINSAVAELDAMTQQNASMVEETTAAIHRLATEALEMDRQLGNFTLPPGHHQPSAEVHVLRRHR
- the ruvC gene encoding crossover junction endodeoxyribonuclease RuvC, giving the protein MQNTIRIVGIDPGLRRTGWGIIETSGNSLRFVASGTVTSDGDMDLASRLCQLHDGLAEIVHSYKPDEAAVEQTFVNKDAVATLKLGQARGIAMLVPARAGLPVSEYAPNAVKKAVIGVGHGEKQQIHMMLKILMPKAEFKGNDAADALAIAICHAHNRGSNRMRQALAG
- a CDS encoding AbrB/MazE/SpoVT family DNA-binding domain-containing protein: MRVTEKGQVTIPKDIRDRLKIGPGSEVDFVADEKGARLVVLSSRIEPSQDDFESWLGSMSGTLDTSGMTTDEFMEWLRGPRDDLSPR
- a CDS encoding type II toxin-antitoxin system VapC family toxin, which codes for MTSVLVDTNIFIDIFGPDNPFREWSARALSILRPDSQFIMTPVVWAELASMTPREETLAFLLSRLNLIREALPFPAAYRAGMAHAQYRRSGGLRDRTLPDFFIGAHALVRSHRLLTRDGARYRSYFPELDIISPETHP
- the ruvA gene encoding Holliday junction branch migration protein RuvA, which produces MIGKLKGTIDEIGEDYVLVDVHGVCYVAHCSARTLSKLGSTGEACVLFIETYVREDQLKLFGFMTALEREWFNLLQSVQGVGAKVALAVLSTLTPGELANAIALQDRTAVSRAPGVGPKVAMRLVTELKNRAPAFAGEAINIALKQELGEGVAAAPVADAVSALTNLGYSRDQAANAVAAAMKTAGDHADSAKLIRLGLKELAR
- the ruvB gene encoding Holliday junction branch migration DNA helicase RuvB, with protein sequence MSEPARLISPEKRGEDLDITLRPQSLDEFTGQAEARANLKVFIEAAKNRGEALDHVLFVGPPGLGKTTLAQIMAKELGVNFRSTSGPVIAKAGDLAALLTNLEERDVLFIDEIHRLNPAVEEILYPAMEDFQLDLIIGEGPAARSVKIDLSKFTLVAATTRLGLLTTPLRDRFGIPVRLSFYTVEELELIVRRGARLMNLPITEEGAREIARRARGTPRIAGRLLRRVRDFAEVARAEAVTREIADEALTRLLVDNVGFDQLDKRYLNMIAVNFGGGPVGIETIAAGLSEPRDAIEDIIEPYMIQQGFIQRTPRGRVLTAIAWKHLGMQPPKDMEAAQFRLFQEDN
- a CDS encoding metallophosphoesterase produces the protein MITRRGFFKVLGGSVAGVMSLGGYAFAYEPLARLSITRYQLTPPGWTPGLKLRVVALADLHACEPWMSAGRIAAICHRANELEGDVTVLLGDYAAGMNMVTQYVHSSQWSKALSTLQAPLGVHAIMGNHDWWEDRTAQKNGGMETFGHRALADVGIPVYGNHAVRLEKDGRGFWLAGLEDQLALLPGRKWGRTQMLGLDDLDGTMAQVTDDAPVILLAHEPDIFPRVPERVSLTLSGHTHGGQIRFLGRSPIVPSRYGNRYAYGHMIEEGRNIIVSGGLGCSIAPVRFGVPPEIVVIDLG
- a CDS encoding NUDIX hydrolase, with translation MAKRTLIRLNAGAERFNYRIAGLGFRDGHVLVHRAVHEPFWTFPGGRAEVGETSEETLKREMVEELGVEVTVHRLLWIVENFFHYEQRDWHELGLYYLLEIPPEFPFQPGEIIHRVEDGDNHLEFKWVLATREALTALDIPPYFIADEIETLPVAPRHLVWRDGDLDGKD
- a CDS encoding DinB family protein, with product MPTFDPVRPFRKLAYNNALANRRLLQACATLKPGEFEAPRTSFFPSIKETLNHTITVDWFYIDGLEGGTLGLKAFEVDEPFHDVSSLADAQAKVDQRLVALCEALTPEKLTSTISLHRGARIQEERMEDVLGHLFQHQTHHRGQVHAMLSGTSVAPPQLDEFIVADDARFRGAELPALGWSEETLMR